DNA from Dietzia lutea:
GGGCGGCCTCCAGGCGGACGTCCCCCTCACCGTCGTCCTGTGGTTCCGGGCCGAGCGCGCGGCGCGGTCCCACCTCTTCGACCCCACTCATCCGGTCCGTGCGGAAGGTCCGCCACTGCCCGGACGAGCGGTCCACGCCGTGGACGTAGGAGTGACCGTCGGCGACGGACAGGCGGGCAGGGTCGACGACGCGTGTGGTGGAGGTGTCGGAGCTGGCCGAGTGGTAGACGAAGCGCAGGGCCCGCCCGTCGTGCACCGCGGTCCGCACCACGTCGGCGTCGGAGTCCGCCGACTCGCGGCGTGCGTCGTCGGCGGTGACGCGGGCGTCGGACCCGGTGGCCGCGCGCAGAGTCGTGAGCAGGTCGCGCAGGGCGGTCTGGTCGATCACCTCGGGCTGGCCGAGGAACACGGCCAGGCCGGTCTCCAGGGTGACCGCCTCGGCGGCGGTGAGGCGCACGGGGCGGTCGATGCCGGCGGTGAAGGTCACCTCGACCATCTCGGCGTCGTCGAGGTCCTCGGAGGAGAAGGCCAGGTCGATGAGGTCACCGGGGCCGTAGCCGGGCAGGCCGCAGGACCACAGCTGCCACAGGGCGTCGCGGAGCTGCTTCTCGGCCATGCCGAGGTCGCGGGCGGCGTCGGCCACGCGGACGGGCCCGCGGGTGTGGAAATACGGGACAACGCTGAGCAGCGTGGCGAGCGGGACGGTGCGGGGACTCATCGGACGGCCTCCTCTGCGGCGCTGAGGATCGACACCACGCGCACCCGCAGCTCCGCCGGGCGCAGGGCGACGGCGTCGGCGCCCTGGGCGGCCACCAGCGCGGACAGTTCGCCCAGCGGCGCGGCGAGGTCGAGGTCGGCGCCCGATCTGCCGAAGCGCTGCGCGGGCGTGGCGGACCGGGCCATCGCTCGCAGCTCGGCGGCGCGCCCGTCGGCCGC
Protein-coding regions in this window:
- a CDS encoding helix-turn-helix transcriptional regulator; this encodes MSPRTVPLATLLSVVPYFHTRGPVRVADAARDLGMAEKQLRDALWQLWSCGLPGYGPGDLIDLAFSSEDLDDAEMVEVTFTAGIDRPVRLTAAEAVTLETGLAVFLGQPEVIDQTALRDLLTTLRAATGSDARVTADDARRESADSDADVVRTAVHDGRALRFVYHSASSDTSTTRVVDPARLSVADGHSYVHGVDRSSGQWRTFRTDRMSGVEEVGPRRALGPEPQDDGEGDVRLEAARVPAAAAWFLDEFRFHTVVRRPDGDLDVEIAYHDRAWLLRFLLGHADVVRPADPGFAAEVARRAAEGLAVYETGDDPGDQRVNSR